A single genomic interval of Methanorbis rubei harbors:
- the fae gene encoding formaldehyde-activating enzyme — protein MGFLQSVDNAVGGVISPFTRVMFGEALVGEGAEVAHIDLVMGPKGSSVEHAFVSALASPQKGHTPLLAVVTPNLPPKPSTLMVNKVTIKNASQAVMMFGPAQHAVAMAVMDSVEEGVIPKDKAEDLLLIVSVFIEWDAVDKKKVHDWNYEATKLAIKRAVTGEPKIDEILAKKNSAVHPFN, from the coding sequence ATGGGATTTTTACAAAGTGTTGATAATGCCGTAGGCGGAGTTATTTCTCCGTTTACTCGTGTAATGTTTGGCGAAGCACTGGTCGGTGAGGGTGCTGAAGTGGCACACATTGATCTGGTGATGGGGCCGAAAGGAAGTTCTGTAGAGCACGCATTTGTCAGTGCGCTTGCATCCCCGCAGAAAGGCCACACCCCGCTCCTTGCGGTTGTTACTCCGAACCTTCCGCCAAAACCATCAACTTTGATGGTGAACAAAGTCACCATCAAAAATGCAAGCCAGGCAGTCATGATGTTCGGTCCCGCCCAGCACGCGGTTGCGATGGCTGTCATGGACTCGGTTGAAGAAGGCGTGATCCCCAAAGACAAGGCAGAAGATCTGCTGCTCATCGTCTCCGTCTTCATCGAGTGGGACGCTGTTGACAAAAAGAAAGTTCATGACTGGAACTATGAGGCAACTAAACTTGCCATCAAACGTGCGGTCACCGGAGAACCGAAAATCGATGAAATTCTTGCCAAGAAAAACTCGGCAGTTCATCCATTTAATTAA
- the asd gene encoding aspartate-semialdehyde dehydrogenase, whose protein sequence is MVNVGILGATGAVGQRFVQLLADHPWFSLTTLTASERSAGKIYGSVVNWRLDSPFPDSVNDLVVSPTTVDAVKDCDIVFSALPADIATTLESEIADAGVGVFSNASSHRMASDVPLMIAEVNPEHATLIDLQRKNHNREGFIVTNPNCSTIMLATALAPLMKFPFKSIQVATLQAISGAGFDGVPAFSIYDNVIPYIGSEEEKIAREANKILGTFDGAKVTGAPFSVSASCNRVAVIDGHTLNVWIDLAATPAEVIEAFKSWQPPFSGLPTQPAKTVQYLEQADRPQPRLDRNRGNGMTVSVGRVRDGIRFVAMGHNTIRGAAGASVLNAELLHTKKYF, encoded by the coding sequence ATGGTTAATGTTGGTATTCTTGGAGCAACAGGCGCGGTCGGTCAGCGCTTTGTACAGCTTCTGGCAGACCATCCGTGGTTTTCCCTGACAACGCTGACGGCATCGGAACGGTCAGCCGGAAAAATCTACGGCTCAGTGGTCAACTGGCGGCTTGACTCTCCGTTCCCTGACTCAGTAAACGATCTCGTCGTGTCACCGACAACAGTCGACGCAGTAAAGGACTGTGACATTGTCTTTTCCGCACTTCCGGCAGACATTGCAACAACACTTGAGTCTGAGATTGCAGACGCGGGTGTTGGTGTTTTCAGCAACGCAAGCTCTCACCGGATGGCGTCTGACGTCCCGCTCATGATCGCAGAAGTCAACCCTGAGCATGCAACTCTGATTGATCTGCAGAGGAAAAATCACAACCGCGAGGGTTTCATTGTCACCAACCCGAATTGTTCAACAATTATGCTTGCAACCGCACTTGCCCCGCTCATGAAGTTCCCGTTCAAGAGCATTCAGGTGGCAACCCTTCAGGCAATTTCCGGAGCAGGCTTTGACGGAGTTCCGGCATTCAGCATTTACGACAACGTCATCCCGTACATCGGATCTGAAGAAGAAAAAATTGCACGCGAAGCAAACAAAATTCTCGGAACATTTGACGGCGCAAAAGTTACCGGCGCTCCGTTTAGCGTGTCTGCATCCTGTAACCGCGTCGCAGTAATCGACGGCCACACGCTCAACGTCTGGATTGATCTTGCGGCAACTCCCGCGGAAGTTATCGAGGCATTCAAGTCATGGCAGCCGCCGTTCTCCGGACTTCCGACCCAGCCGGCAAAAACCGTGCAGTACCTTGAGCAGGCAGACCGCCCGCAGCCACGTCTCGACAGAAACCGTGGCAACGGCATGACGGTCTCTGTCGGACGTGTTCGTGACGGTATCAGATTCGTGGCAATGGGACACAACACCATCCGCGGAGCCGCGGGTGCATCGGTCCTGAATGCAGAACTTCTCCATACCAAGAAGTATTTCTGA
- a CDS encoding PD-(D/E)XK nuclease family protein yields MSALTRYGLPKTIPDDFFAKYFREQKADPTNAWMILPVNRLAETIRRRSREENGFCIPSRITTIADFAKTVVTTAFPNIRILSPIEQNMIFSEIVGRNQSMLSIFPEKNPGAAAIENLVTLYNTLRYRRAQLPTGNEKLAAIASIFEEYDAFSEREQTADAVRTLHLAADAVRDGRFLIKFAVLCGHYAPKELEADLLDAVRMRADEVIEFVPYAENNKIFSPLQDSEEIEHDSLAETIFQKLSLSPNIPIQKIGVFADRTAELSAIAEEICRLIEAGTSPGDIAVLTPEVPLYAELAGELFPDFFAKDSTLKFESSIGNPLFRSPAVAAVFSLLKTVVGNYATEDMTILFSYPHFSWKENAVSSRDLLWLSQAAEITGGKQQWQKYPKRLKERLCSKIEDADTPAPEKSELAAKAARVDAVEKKLERIFALLSPLSDGKKTAEEFITELRKLLDRLEFPGRNGSAADASAVKSFEEVLQAIDAAETLLANEKISAGKFYSMLFSFVKSAQSSPISPYETADTVKIFGFREIVHQKIPHVFLAGLTADVLPRVHPRLPFLTTAETLEAKTQTYEETLKEERYAFLSVLLAAEKSLYLSAPITDEGKAKIPSAWLKMFDLPDTAWEAGETRHSSAWLAAHAGELMAKNSWENDLNTSRLPDLLDAARRTEIEVIKRAGAPATEYDAVFADESFRDQYGNSACFSVTELERYAACPFRWYTELHLRLLAHPNPESDELPELGVVIHKTMYRMIAESEFFPPSEINRDSAVADLLRIAAEEFDRVGLATPRWQSLRDRYIGTPDYPGRLVEVIDREIAAAKAGSITPKEMLEFSFSMADTSGIPLSDGDELRLEGRIDRIRLRENEFSVTDYKTGSVKTAAEIKAGKSLQLPLYLAAINHLRPDLKQSGGSYYQISTKTVAETYPTQDSDDCFVSLALEFAAAYRKGMREGVCAPVYNKTGCSSCKERFICRFGQLRSLAGGDE; encoded by the coding sequence ATGTCTGCCTTGACTCGCTACGGTTTGCCAAAAACCATACCTGATGATTTTTTCGCGAAATATTTTCGTGAACAAAAGGCAGACCCGACAAATGCATGGATGATTTTACCGGTAAACAGGCTTGCCGAGACGATACGAAGACGAAGCCGTGAAGAAAACGGATTTTGCATACCATCCCGCATCACAACAATTGCAGATTTTGCAAAAACAGTGGTAACCACAGCCTTCCCGAACATCAGAATTCTCTCACCCATTGAACAGAATATGATCTTTTCAGAAATTGTCGGGAGAAACCAATCGATGCTCAGCATTTTTCCTGAGAAAAATCCCGGAGCAGCAGCGATTGAAAATCTCGTCACCCTCTACAACACCCTTCGCTATCGGCGCGCGCAACTGCCAACAGGGAATGAAAAGCTTGCAGCAATCGCCTCGATCTTTGAGGAGTACGATGCATTCTCGGAAAGAGAACAGACCGCGGACGCAGTCCGGACCCTGCATCTCGCAGCAGACGCAGTACGCGACGGCAGATTTTTGATAAAGTTCGCAGTGCTGTGCGGGCATTACGCACCAAAAGAGCTGGAGGCAGATCTTCTGGACGCAGTACGCATGCGCGCGGACGAAGTAATCGAGTTTGTTCCCTACGCAGAGAACAACAAAATATTTTCTCCGCTACAAGACTCTGAAGAGATTGAGCACGACAGTCTCGCAGAAACAATTTTTCAGAAGCTTTCCCTCTCTCCAAACATCCCGATACAAAAGATCGGTGTGTTTGCCGACAGAACTGCGGAACTATCCGCAATCGCAGAAGAAATATGCCGCCTGATTGAAGCGGGAACAAGCCCGGGAGACATTGCAGTCCTCACGCCTGAAGTTCCGTTGTATGCCGAGCTTGCCGGAGAACTGTTCCCGGATTTTTTTGCGAAGGACAGTACGCTGAAGTTTGAGAGCTCGATCGGTAATCCACTGTTTCGTTCGCCCGCAGTAGCCGCAGTGTTTTCCCTGCTAAAGACGGTGGTAGGAAATTATGCAACAGAAGACATGACGATCCTGTTCTCTTATCCGCATTTTTCCTGGAAGGAAAACGCAGTCTCCTCCCGCGATCTGTTGTGGCTCTCTCAGGCCGCAGAGATCACCGGAGGAAAACAGCAGTGGCAGAAGTATCCGAAGAGATTGAAGGAGCGGCTGTGCAGTAAAATAGAGGATGCAGACACTCCTGCGCCGGAAAAGTCAGAACTTGCGGCAAAGGCTGCCAGAGTTGATGCGGTCGAAAAAAAACTTGAGAGAATTTTTGCTCTTCTCTCTCCTTTGAGCGATGGAAAAAAAACTGCAGAAGAGTTCATCACTGAACTGAGAAAACTGCTCGACCGCCTTGAGTTCCCGGGAAGAAATGGATCAGCTGCGGACGCGTCCGCGGTAAAAAGTTTTGAAGAAGTTCTTCAGGCGATCGATGCGGCAGAAACACTGCTTGCGAATGAAAAAATTTCTGCAGGAAAATTTTACTCGATGCTCTTCTCCTTTGTCAAGTCAGCACAGAGCAGCCCAATATCACCGTACGAAACCGCGGACACCGTGAAAATCTTCGGATTTCGTGAGATCGTTCACCAGAAAATTCCGCATGTGTTTCTTGCAGGACTCACCGCAGACGTTCTTCCCCGCGTTCATCCAAGGCTGCCGTTTCTAACAACAGCCGAGACTCTCGAGGCAAAGACGCAGACCTATGAAGAAACACTGAAGGAAGAACGGTACGCATTTTTGTCAGTACTGCTTGCGGCAGAGAAGTCGCTCTACTTGTCAGCCCCGATAACAGATGAGGGCAAGGCAAAAATCCCGTCCGCATGGCTGAAGATGTTTGATCTGCCAGACACCGCATGGGAAGCAGGCGAGACTCGGCACTCGAGCGCATGGCTTGCAGCGCACGCAGGAGAGCTGATGGCGAAAAACTCCTGGGAGAATGATCTAAACACAAGTCGGCTGCCGGATCTTCTGGACGCTGCACGAAGGACCGAGATCGAAGTTATCAAACGCGCGGGAGCTCCGGCAACAGAGTACGATGCAGTGTTTGCTGATGAAAGCTTCAGGGATCAGTATGGAAACTCGGCCTGCTTTTCGGTAACCGAACTTGAGCGGTATGCTGCATGTCCGTTTCGCTGGTACACCGAGCTGCATCTGCGGCTTCTCGCTCATCCCAACCCTGAGAGTGATGAACTGCCTGAGCTTGGCGTTGTCATCCACAAAACCATGTACCGAATGATAGCAGAGTCAGAGTTTTTTCCACCAAGCGAGATAAACCGCGACTCAGCGGTCGCGGATTTGTTGAGGATTGCCGCAGAAGAGTTTGACCGAGTTGGCCTTGCAACCCCGAGATGGCAGAGTCTCAGGGATAGGTATATTGGAACTCCCGATTACCCGGGGAGGCTCGTTGAAGTTATCGACAGAGAAATTGCAGCCGCGAAGGCTGGATCGATTACACCAAAAGAGATGCTTGAGTTTTCCTTCTCGATGGCTGATACGTCCGGTATCCCGCTTTCGGACGGAGATGAACTCAGGCTGGAAGGACGAATCGACCGAATAAGACTGAGGGAAAATGAATTTTCGGTGACCGACTACAAGACCGGCAGCGTGAAAACTGCTGCCGAGATCAAAGCAGGAAAATCCCTTCAGCTTCCACTCTACCTTGCGGCAATCAACCATCTCAGACCTGATCTGAAGCAGTCAGGCGGCAGCTACTACCAGATATCCACGAAAACTGTTGCGGAAACATATCCCACGCAGGACTCGGACGACTGCTTTGTCTCTCTCGCGCTTGAGTTCGCCGCGGCATACCGGAAAGGCATGCGGGAAGGAGTCTGTGCCCCTGTTTACAACAAGACAGGCTGTTCTTCCTGCAAGGAGAGATTCATCTGCAGATTCGGTCAACTCAGATCACTTGCCGGAGGCGATGAGTAA
- a CDS encoding FprA family A-type flavoprotein produces the protein MLQAVKIKDGVYWVGAIDWNLRDYHGYTLPGTTYNAYLVIGEKVALIDGTYPGHEWQLIERIESVLPLEKIDYIVANHIEVDHSGSLPLFTKKLPNVPIYMTEIAKKGFARHYDTSAWNIHTIKNLENLSLGNGKTLTFLEAPFLHWPDSMFTYLGEDKILFPNDAFGQHVASSERFDDELGIDIAMEHAAKFVANLIVPLSPKVLKKLGEVTELGVPIEMIAPSHGIIWRSHAADIINAYVNWANGVAKNKITIVYDTMHYSTGTAAQYIAEGAITEGVEVKFDLLKDGRYEGVHRSDVVRDILDSKAVIVGSPTLEDYPLPTVAGFLYYLMGIRPGKQTQKKIGFAFGSNGGKGGAPKVITELLEKAGIQIWHEPVEFTYRPDSADKEKFFKLGQEIAKEIKKMP, from the coding sequence ATGTTGCAAGCAGTAAAAATCAAAGACGGCGTCTACTGGGTAGGGGCTATTGACTGGAACCTTCGTGATTACCACGGCTACACTCTTCCGGGAACAACCTACAACGCATACCTCGTTATCGGAGAAAAAGTCGCACTGATTGACGGAACCTATCCCGGCCATGAGTGGCAGCTCATCGAACGAATTGAATCTGTCCTGCCGCTGGAAAAAATCGATTACATCGTGGCAAACCATATCGAAGTCGATCACTCAGGTTCCCTCCCGCTCTTTACCAAAAAACTCCCGAACGTTCCGATCTACATGACCGAGATCGCGAAAAAAGGATTCGCGCGCCACTACGACACCAGTGCATGGAACATTCACACCATTAAAAATCTGGAAAACCTTTCTCTCGGCAACGGCAAAACCCTGACCTTCCTTGAAGCTCCGTTCCTCCACTGGCCTGACTCGATGTTCACCTACCTTGGCGAGGACAAAATTCTCTTCCCGAACGATGCGTTCGGCCAGCATGTTGCATCCAGCGAACGCTTCGATGATGAGCTCGGCATTGACATTGCGATGGAGCATGCGGCAAAGTTTGTCGCAAACCTGATCGTTCCACTCTCTCCAAAAGTTCTCAAGAAACTTGGTGAGGTTACCGAGCTTGGTGTGCCGATCGAGATGATTGCGCCGTCTCACGGAATTATCTGGAGAAGCCATGCAGCAGACATCATCAACGCCTACGTCAACTGGGCGAACGGTGTTGCCAAAAATAAGATCACCATCGTGTATGACACAATGCACTACTCGACCGGCACTGCGGCCCAGTACATCGCCGAAGGAGCAATCACCGAAGGCGTTGAAGTCAAATTCGATCTCTTAAAGGACGGACGGTATGAGGGAGTTCACCGATCTGATGTGGTCCGCGACATTCTTGATTCAAAGGCAGTCATTGTCGGCTCCCCGACTCTTGAGGATTATCCGCTGCCCACGGTTGCCGGATTCCTCTACTATCTGATGGGGATCAGACCAGGCAAACAGACTCAGAAAAAAATCGGGTTTGCGTTTGGATCAAACGGCGGCAAAGGCGGCGCGCCAAAAGTCATCACCGAGCTTTTGGAAAAAGCAGGCATTCAAATCTGGCATGAGCCGGTAGAGTTCACCTATCGACCAGATTCGGCAGATAAAGAGAAATTTTTCAAGCTCGGTCAGGAGATTGCAAAAGAGATCAAGAAGATGCCGTGA
- a CDS encoding UvrD-helicase domain-containing protein, whose protein sequence is MVELTERQREALSMGKSLCVTAGAGTGKTFLLSRRYQMLLSYLREKTGSASVSDILALTFTEKAAAEMRERIEADIRGLAEAAETADEYLFWTEILDEFFRAAITTFHGFCAAILREFALDAGIDPGFEILDEMEKQVLTTISIRNVLMRPPEFLYEDASFLFADVSSLEKIVAELLPQYTEFEKFFPTNAEEKKFCITRWRQLMTDAVREHQKIFFADPSTKKSISELKVFAELYSRVDDTGGKYLRAVRQSLEILCEADEEEFCAAVAALKAANGTKTGKTLGSKGVFGEDLIRFRESFATLKKSCDSFPSGWSYLPSEEDPFTEESVNVIAALGRITREVHARYQREKQQRNALDFEDLIRLAGNLTEKDQVQKVLRKRFSYILVDEVQDTDPAQSAIIWRIVGALDPSNDAIFLVGDPKQSIYAFRNADICEVNAMQERVAVSCKTDPVALDVSFRSTKEILGVVNYLFAKLFANSAEAWDVGYDPISVSPPRVCDTGTVQILETIPDDSAPSALLEARMIAAKIQEIVASGVMVRDGCGLRPAQFGDMAILLETRNTQALIEHALRETGVPYSIYKSQGFYGSQEVVDMMLLLSVITGMGDDIALYGVLRSPYFGISDADLCITGGGSYYGRVIRHAKEHPESRIARAMTQIRRWQNFSMREAVPEFLRRVLREAGMYAVYGGMPGGKFILANLEKLTGLARAQTRKRSLPLPEFVRMLATGAEEEISESEAQIDLPDGNAVRIMTVHASKGLEFPVVILANLDKNTSSPGTGLVLDKTLGIGLSMRMHGAGEKSADTFVRMFTKETRGAKEIAERKRLFYVAMTRAKDHLILSYVKGKSFPQKNSRAQWLSEYLLPAEHAQSFSIFSDETIIEISVTSGTASAADEINTLCCPAAPLGYSYAVREETESPQPRLRLRSASATAMNHARMSEQATPDTIYGIVLHAVFQGQDASMLCRKHRLDAAAEQQIREAYAEFLNSEIMQNAAEEFCELPFSVEIMGKQLTGVIDRLVRYQDGSLRVIDYKSGKMSSAEKETLAQYQRQVFLYAAAVEKLFSVTPSACVYFAHSGEVWEIAVSDEEITRVFGDE, encoded by the coding sequence ATGGTGGAGTTAACAGAGCGGCAGAGAGAAGCCCTCTCTATGGGAAAAAGTCTCTGCGTGACTGCGGGAGCAGGAACCGGCAAGACATTTCTTTTGAGCAGACGCTATCAGATGCTGCTCTCCTATCTTCGGGAGAAAACAGGCTCGGCAAGTGTCTCGGATATTCTGGCGCTGACATTTACCGAGAAAGCCGCAGCAGAGATGCGGGAGAGGATTGAGGCCGACATCCGCGGACTTGCAGAGGCCGCGGAGACTGCGGACGAGTATTTGTTCTGGACAGAAATTCTTGACGAATTTTTCCGCGCAGCAATTACCACCTTCCATGGATTTTGTGCCGCGATTCTGAGAGAGTTCGCTCTTGACGCAGGCATCGACCCCGGGTTTGAGATTCTTGATGAGATGGAAAAGCAGGTGCTGACAACAATTTCCATCAGAAATGTTCTGATGCGGCCGCCTGAATTTTTGTATGAGGATGCATCATTCTTGTTTGCGGATGTTTCGTCTCTGGAAAAAATTGTCGCAGAACTTCTGCCGCAGTACACAGAATTTGAAAAATTCTTCCCGACAAATGCGGAAGAAAAAAAATTCTGCATCACACGCTGGCGGCAGTTGATGACAGACGCAGTCCGCGAGCATCAGAAAATTTTCTTCGCTGATCCTTCCACAAAAAAATCTATCAGTGAACTGAAAGTGTTTGCGGAACTCTACAGCAGAGTTGATGACACCGGCGGAAAATATCTGAGAGCGGTCCGGCAGTCTCTTGAAATTTTGTGCGAGGCAGACGAAGAAGAGTTTTGTGCTGCGGTCGCGGCACTCAAAGCAGCGAACGGAACAAAGACCGGAAAAACTCTCGGCAGCAAAGGAGTGTTCGGCGAGGATCTCATCAGGTTCCGCGAGTCATTTGCGACTCTGAAAAAATCCTGCGACAGTTTTCCAAGCGGCTGGTCATATCTTCCAAGCGAGGAAGATCCGTTCACCGAAGAAAGCGTGAACGTCATCGCTGCCCTCGGCCGCATCACACGCGAGGTACATGCAAGGTATCAGCGAGAAAAGCAACAGAGAAATGCTCTTGACTTTGAGGATCTTATCCGGCTTGCAGGCAACCTCACCGAAAAAGATCAGGTGCAAAAAGTACTGAGAAAGAGATTTTCGTACATTCTGGTGGACGAGGTGCAGGATACTGATCCTGCGCAGTCTGCAATTATCTGGCGGATTGTCGGAGCACTTGACCCGTCCAATGACGCGATATTTCTGGTCGGGGATCCGAAGCAGTCGATCTATGCATTCCGCAACGCAGACATCTGCGAGGTGAACGCGATGCAGGAGAGAGTTGCCGTCTCCTGCAAAACCGATCCGGTCGCACTCGACGTGAGCTTCCGCAGCACAAAGGAAATTCTCGGTGTCGTGAACTATCTGTTTGCAAAACTGTTTGCAAACTCAGCCGAGGCATGGGATGTCGGGTATGATCCGATTTCTGTATCTCCTCCGCGCGTCTGCGACACAGGAACGGTACAGATTCTTGAAACCATTCCTGACGACTCAGCACCCTCTGCACTTCTTGAAGCACGAATGATCGCGGCAAAAATCCAAGAGATAGTTGCGTCAGGCGTCATGGTCCGCGACGGGTGCGGCCTTCGGCCTGCACAGTTTGGGGATATGGCGATTCTTCTTGAGACGCGAAACACCCAGGCACTGATCGAGCATGCCCTGCGGGAGACGGGAGTTCCTTACAGCATCTACAAGAGTCAGGGATTTTACGGGTCACAGGAGGTAGTCGACATGATGCTGCTTTTGTCGGTGATTACCGGAATGGGTGATGACATTGCACTCTACGGAGTGCTGCGCTCGCCGTACTTCGGCATCTCGGATGCAGATCTCTGTATTACCGGCGGCGGCAGCTACTACGGCAGGGTAATCAGGCATGCAAAGGAGCATCCTGAATCAAGAATTGCCAGGGCAATGACACAGATTCGCAGATGGCAGAACTTTTCGATGCGGGAGGCGGTACCGGAATTTCTGCGGCGGGTTCTTCGTGAAGCAGGAATGTATGCGGTGTATGGAGGAATGCCCGGAGGAAAGTTCATCCTTGCAAATCTTGAGAAGCTGACAGGACTTGCCAGGGCACAGACTCGGAAGCGGTCACTGCCGCTTCCTGAGTTTGTACGAATGCTTGCAACCGGAGCTGAAGAAGAGATCAGTGAAAGCGAGGCGCAAATCGACTTGCCGGATGGAAATGCGGTGCGCATTATGACGGTCCATGCTTCAAAGGGTCTTGAGTTTCCGGTTGTGATCCTCGCAAACCTTGACAAAAACACATCCTCTCCCGGAACCGGACTGGTGCTTGACAAAACGCTTGGCATCGGACTTTCGATGCGGATGCATGGTGCCGGAGAAAAATCTGCGGACACATTCGTGCGAATGTTTACGAAGGAGACGAGGGGAGCAAAAGAGATTGCCGAACGAAAACGACTCTTCTATGTTGCGATGACGCGGGCGAAGGATCATCTGATCCTTTCATACGTGAAAGGAAAAAGTTTCCCGCAAAAAAACAGCAGGGCACAATGGTTGTCTGAATATTTGCTGCCAGCTGAGCATGCGCAGTCATTCTCAATATTTTCTGACGAAACAATCATCGAAATTTCGGTGACTTCAGGAACAGCATCGGCAGCTGATGAGATCAACACGCTCTGCTGTCCTGCCGCTCCTTTGGGATACTCATATGCGGTGCGGGAAGAGACCGAGTCGCCGCAGCCGCGGCTGCGACTGCGATCTGCCTCAGCAACTGCAATGAATCACGCTCGCATGAGTGAGCAGGCAACGCCAGACACCATCTATGGAATCGTTCTGCATGCAGTGTTTCAGGGACAGGACGCATCAATGCTGTGCAGAAAGCACCGGCTTGATGCAGCTGCCGAACAGCAGATCAGGGAGGCGTACGCAGAATTCCTGAACTCAGAGATCATGCAGAACGCAGCCGAGGAGTTCTGCGAGCTGCCGTTTTCCGTAGAAATTATGGGAAAGCAGCTTACCGGCGTGATTGATCGGCTCGTCAGATATCAGGACGGCAGTCTGCGTGTGATCGACTACAAATCAGGAAAGATGAGTTCGGCGGAGAAAGAGACTCTCGCACAGTACCAAAGACAGGTTTTTCTCTATGCGGCTGCCGTGGAGAAATTATTTTCTGTGACGCCTTCCGCATGCGTGTACTTCGCGCACAGCGGGGAAGTATGGGAGATTGCAGTCTCTGATGAAGAGATTACGAGAGTGTTTGGGGACGAGTAA
- the albA gene encoding DNA-binding protein Alba: MDNIVLIGNKPVMNYVLAVVTQFNADNAEVIVKARGKAIVRAVDTAEIVVRQFLPNVVKQSVTTSTDRIETDNGPSNVSCIEIILIKS; encoded by the coding sequence ATGGATAATATAGTCCTGATTGGAAACAAGCCGGTGATGAACTACGTGCTTGCTGTGGTGACGCAGTTCAACGCCGACAATGCCGAGGTGATTGTAAAAGCACGCGGCAAGGCCATTGTTCGTGCAGTGGATACGGCGGAGATTGTGGTCCGCCAGTTTCTTCCGAATGTGGTCAAGCAGAGTGTAACCACCTCTACTGATCGGATTGAAACTGATAATGGTCCGTCAAATGTCTCGTGCATCGAGATAATTCTCATAAAATCCTGA
- a CDS encoding V4R domain-containing protein: MPESDISQPLKLFSSDGTVTAIRSTVRNNILFLIRDEGEVSFSRIMEYTSLSKSTVSVHVNSLIDAGLIASHAVPGDARKKTYYLTSSHLADIEPCRQTGNNEFRELIRQCYIKYDNVDYRQIIPHIIQVALIEAGIRIDPIMIRGGEMLGESVSMYLVGNTLEKTLDNIVKFWARYGLGEMRIRSMSPLRLEIYKCYECMVLPKVERACCVISRGILTAVLSAHFGKQPVTVEEIECMAQGYPACCFEVTLPDSVVIS; encoded by the coding sequence ATGCCAGAATCCGACATTTCCCAACCTCTCAAATTATTTTCCAGTGATGGAACCGTCACTGCGATCAGGAGTACGGTACGAAATAATATTCTCTTTCTCATCAGGGATGAAGGAGAAGTATCTTTCTCCCGGATTATGGAGTATACCTCTCTTTCCAAGTCCACGGTCTCTGTTCACGTGAACTCTCTGATTGATGCTGGCCTCATCGCCTCTCACGCAGTTCCGGGCGATGCACGAAAAAAGACCTACTATCTCACGTCATCGCACCTCGCTGACATCGAACCATGCCGGCAGACCGGCAACAATGAGTTCCGGGAACTGATCCGCCAGTGTTACATCAAATACGATAATGTGGACTACCGCCAGATAATTCCGCATATCATTCAGGTGGCTCTCATCGAAGCAGGCATCAGAATCGATCCGATCATGATCCGCGGCGGCGAGATGCTGGGCGAGTCGGTGTCGATGTATCTTGTTGGCAACACGCTTGAAAAAACCCTTGACAACATCGTCAAATTCTGGGCAAGGTATGGCCTTGGCGAGATGCGGATTCGTTCCATGTCCCCGCTTCGGCTTGAGATCTACAAATGCTACGAGTGCATGGTGCTTCCGAAAGTTGAGCGCGCTTGCTGTGTTATTTCGCGCGGTATTCTCACCGCAGTGCTGTCAGCCCATTTCGGCAAGCAGCCGGTAACGGTGGAAGAGATCGAGTGCATGGCTCAGGGATACCCTGCCTGCTGTTTTGAAGTAACGCTGCCGGATTCTGTTGTGATTTCTTGA